The Cottoperca gobio chromosome 6, fCotGob3.1, whole genome shotgun sequence genome has a segment encoding these proteins:
- the LOC115010237 gene encoding LOW QUALITY PROTEIN: ETS domain-containing protein Elk-3-like (The sequence of the model RefSeq protein was modified relative to this genomic sequence to represent the inferred CDS: deleted 1 base in 1 codon): protein MDSAITLWQFLLQLLLDQSHKHLICWTSTDGEFKLLKSEEVAKLWGLRKNKTNMNYDKLSRALRYYYDKNIIKKVIGQKFVYKFVSFPEILNMDPQAVEMGLASGRFPLQEGEASELEVEEEEEEEEGEEEAQRRTLAAQQCRNDYLRSGLYSSFSISSLQNQPELLRALRERQEEPRSVIRFGTNANERSSPPSYKPESYVSPRSSKHRSPSSPHTQPSGSWSPATNREEELSDQSAQPLNLSSGHRERALQPSEKRSSSGGRSSSNSYQGDRLPPKSRKPKALEICSPSLLLAGSDIGSIALNSPALPSGSLTPAFFTAQTPSGLLLAHSPLLSGIHFWSSLSPVAPLSPARLQGHSSLFQFPSLINGHMSIPLPNLEGTPSSFLLSPSTNKS, encoded by the exons ATGGACAGTGCCATCACTCTGTGGCagttcctgctgcagctgctgctggaccaAAGTCACAAGCACCTGATATGTTGGACGTCCACAGACGGAGAGTTCAAGCTCTTGAAGTCAGAGGAAGTGGCTAAGCTGTGGGGGCTACGCAAGAACAAGACCAACATGAACTACGACAAGCTGAGCAGAGCACTGCGCTACTACTACGACAAG AACATCATCAAGAAGGTGATTGGCCAGAAGTTTGTCTATAAGTTCGTGTCCTTCCCTGAGATCCTGAACATGGACCCTCAGGCGGTGGAGATGGGTCTGGCTTCTGGAAGGTTTCCCCTCCAGGAAGGAGAGGCCTCAGAGctggaggtagaggaggaggaggaggaagaagaaggagaggaggaggcccAGAGGAGGACCCTGGCAGCGCAGCAGTGTCGGAACGACTACCTCCGCTCGGGTCTCTACTCGTCCTTCAGCATCAGCTCCCTGCAGAACCAACCCGAGCTGCTGCGTGCCCTGCGGGAGCGCCAGGAAGAGCCTCGCTCCGTCATCCGCTTTGGCACCAATGCCAACGAAAGGAGCTCCCCTCCCTCTTATAAGCCAGAGTCCTACGTCTCCCCCAGGTCATCCAAACACCGCTCCCCGTCCTCTCCCCACACCCAGCCCAGCGGAAGCTGGAGCCCCGCAACAAACAGGGAAGAGGAGCTCTCTGACCAGAGCGCTCAGCCCCTCAACCTCTCCTCTGGGCACAGGGAGCGAGCCCTGCAGCCTTCTgagaagaggagcagcagcGGTGGTAGAAGTAGCTCTAATAGTTACCAAGGAGATAGACTCCCACCAAAAAGCAGAAAGCCCAAAGCTCTGGAGATCTGTAGCCCGTCCCTGCTGCTCGCAGGGAGCGACATCGGCTCC ATCGCCCTTAACAGCCCGGCGCTGCCGTCCGGCTCCCTCACTCCTGCCTTCTTCACTGCACAG ACTCCTTCTGGTTTGCTGCTGGCTCACAGTCCGCTGTTGTCAGGCATCCACTTCTGGAGCAGTTTGAGTCCCGTCGCTCCGCTCAGCCCCGCCCGGCTGCAGGGCCACAGCTCCCTCTTCCAG TTCCCCAGCCTAATCAACGGACACATGTCTATCCCCCTGCCAAACCTGGAAGGAAcaccctcctcctttctcctgtCTCCCAGCACCAACAAATCCTGA
- the hal gene encoding histidine ammonia-lyase, with protein sequence MPRFTVHIRDEWLAVPCRDTTNTIRWLGHEALKRYMKNKPDNGGIKTVKDAQFVVRRCQGLGLLDADDTVEDVLEDNDFVELAIEGDTMCPDFIPYEPGVSHLTAAYKEPKEYISLDGNSLTSTDLVNLGKGRYKIKLTLEAERKVVQSRELIDTIVKENKVVYGITTGFGKFARTVIPVSKLKELQENLVRSHSAGVGNPLSPERTRMLLALRINVLAKGYSGISPETLHAMVQAFNASCLSFVPEKGTVGASGDLAPLSHLALGLMGEGKMWSPKSGWADAKYVLEAHGLKPISLKPKEGLALINGTQMITSLGAEAVERALAIARQADIIAALTLEVLKGTTNAFDSDIHKLRPHPGQIEVAQRFRSLLDSDHHPSEIAESHRFCDRVQDAYTMRCCPQVHGVTNDTINFVQNIINTEINSATDNPMVFAERGETISGGNFHGEYPAKALDFLAIAVHELASISERRIERLCNPSLSELPAFLVNEGGLNSGFMIAHCTAASLVSENKVLCHPSSVDSLSTSAATEDHVSMGGWAARKALRVVEHVEQVLAIELLAACQGIEFLRPLRTTTPLEKVYELVRSVVKPWIKDRFMSPDIEAAHRLLLDQKVWNVAQPYIDKYQTEYIPESRPVSPTAFSLEAPASPRKRVRLE encoded by the exons ATGCCTCGTTTTACTGTACACATCCGTGATGAGTGGCTGGCAGTGCCCTGCCGGGACACCACCAACACCATCCGGTGGCTCGGACACGAAGCTCTTAAACGTTACATGAAGAACAAACCAGACAACGGCGGCATCAAGACCGTAAAGGACGCTCAGTTTGTTGTGCGCAGGTGCCAGGGTTTGGGTTTGTTGGACGCAGATGACACCGTCGAGGATGTACTGGAGGATAATGACTTTGTCGAGCTCG CTATTGAAGGCGACACCATGTGTCCTGACTTCATCCCGTATGAGCCTGGAGTTTCTCACCT CACAGCAGCATACAAAGAACCCAAAGAA TATATTTCCTTGGATGGCAATAGCCTGACATCGACAGATCTGGTCAATTTAGGAAAGGGACGCTACAAGATAAAG CTGACTCTGGAGGCCGAAAGAAAAGTTGTGCAATCCAGAGAGCTAATAGACACCAttgtcaaagaaaacaaag tTGTCTATGGAATCACTACAGGTTTTGGCAAATTTGCCCGAACAGTCATTCCTGTCAGCAAGCTCAA agagctgcaggagaacTTGGTGCGGTCACATTCAGCAG GTGTTGGAAACCCGCTAAGTCCAGAAAGGACCCGCATGCTGCTTGCTCTGAGGATCAACGTTCTGGCCAAAGGGTACAGCGGAATTTCTCCGGAAACCCTTCATGCCATGGTCCAAGCCTTCAACG cttcctgcctctccttcGTCCCAGAGAAGGGAACAGTGGGTGCTAGTGGAGACCTGGCACCTCTTTCTCACCTGGCCCTGGGGCTGATGGGAGAGGGCAAAATGTGGTCTCCCAAGAGCGGATGGGCAGATGCCAAATAT GTCCTGGAGGCCCATGGACTGAAGCCGATATCACTAAAGCCTAAAGAG GGTCTTGCTCTGATCAATGGGACCCAGATGATCACGTCTCTGGGGGCGGAGGCCGTTGAGCGAGCCCTGGCGATTGCTCGGCAGGCAGACATCATTGCTGCTCTGACCCTGGAGGTGCTAAAGGGAACCACCAATGCCTTTGACAGTg ACATTCATAAGCTGCGGCCTCACCCCGGACAGATCGAGGTGGCACAGCGCTTCCGCTCGCTGCTGGACTCTGATCACCATCCATCCGAGATTGCAG AGAGCCACCGATTCTGTGACAGAGTCCAGGATGCCTACACCATGCGATGCTGTCCTCAG GTTCATGGAGTCACCAATGACACAATAAATTTTGTTCAGAACATCATCAATACAGAAATCAACAGCGCCACTGACAATCCT ATGGTATTTGCGGAAAGAGGTGAGACCATTTCAGGTGGGAATTTCCATGGTGAATACCCAGCTAAG GCTCTGGACTTTTTAGCCATTGCAGTCCATGAGCTGGCATCTATCAGTGAGAGGAGGATCGAAAGGTTGTGTAACCCGTCTCTGAGTGAGCTGCCTGCCTTCCTCGTCAATGAGGGAGGACTCAACTCTGGCTTCATGATTGCTCATTGCACCGCTGCTTCCTTGG TTTCAGAGAATAAAGTTTTGTGTCATCCATCGTCTGTGGACTCCTTGTCCACCAGTGCTGCCACAGAGGATCACGTGTCCATGGGAGGCTGGGCTGCTAGGAAGGCCCTGAGGGTCGTGGAGCATGTGGAGCAAG TTCTTGCTATAGAGCTGTTGGCAGCCTGTCAGGGTATTGAGTTCCTCCGCCCACTTCGTACCACCACTCCACTGGAGAAGGTCTATGAACTTGTGCGCAGTGTGGTCAA ACCATGGATTAAAGACAGATTCATGTCTCCGGACATTGAAGCTGCTCACCGTCTTCTACTTGACCAGAAG GTGTGGAATGTGGCCCAACCTTATATCGACAAGTATCAGACAGAGTACATCCCCGAGTCCCGTCCGGTCTCTCCGACTGCCTTCTCTCTGGAGGCTCCAGCATCACCGAGGAAGCGCGTTCGTCTCGAGTGA